From the Cryptomeria japonica chromosome 2, Sugi_1.0, whole genome shotgun sequence genome, one window contains:
- the LOC131028239 gene encoding RING-H2 finger protein ATL2-like: protein MASHRENGGESKNEEFMDNMMLGLCVGLFTAVLLMAVITILAILYNRRRRRFPIQFFSNRDGDPIRLQVFPLEKSVVESFLVFVYPWENFKDAGLECAVCLREFEENEKGRVLPVCKHSFHVDCIDAWFQSYSTCPLCRTRPTIPHEK, encoded by the coding sequence ATGGCTTCTCACAGAGAAAATGGCGGCGAGTCGAAAAACGAGGAGTTTATGGATAATATGATGCTTGGGCTCTGTGTGGGTCTTTTCACTGCGGTTCTGCTCATGGCGGTGATCACGATTCTGGCAATTCTTTATAATCGGCGGCGCCGCCGTTTTCCAATCCAATTCTTTAGCAATAGGGATGGGGATCCCATCCGCCTGCAAGTTTTTCCCCTCGAAAAATCAGTTGTAGAGAGTTTTCTTGTGTTTGTTTATCCGTGGGAGAATTTTAAGGATGCAGGGCTCGAATGCGCCGTGTGTTTGCGTGAATTTGAGGAGAATGAGAAAGGGCGCGTTTTGCCTGTGTGTAAGCACAGCTTTCATGTCGACTGTATCGACGCCTGGTTTCAGTCGTATTCGACTTGTCCTCTCTGTCGAACAAGACCCACCATCCCTCATGAGAAGTAA